The genome window AGAAATGCTGAGCATATGGTCCAGGGCTGTTTTGGGTATCAGTGACGCTGATTCACACAAATacgtgtgtgaatgtgttaaatACGGAGGATGTTGGTGGCTGTGTGTGCATTCTTGTTACAGAGTATTAATATGCACAATGTGCTGTCCCCAGGCAAAGAACTCCTCCGTCTGACGAGAGGAAACGAATCAGGACTCTGATCCACCATTACTTCAGATAAGGCCTCGACCAAAATGCTGGCAGGGATAATCCTGCTTtgctgagtgtgtttgtgtgcgtttgtccCCACTATGTGTCTACGTGTGGTTCTGTGCACATTTATCattaaaacagtggaaaaaaagtgcatctaaaatgtttattttttgatttgTACAAATCTAAGTATGCTCAAATTGATAAGGTGTGTCCTCGTATCTGTCAGAAGTGTTGAGATAAAAGCCAACTGGACTGTAAATCTCTTCCACACACGCAGAGCTTGGTTTTGCTCCATCACTGGAGGCAGATGTAGATAAGTTCAttaataaacagacacagatctCAGTATTGTTCTGAAGTTGTCAGTTTCTCAGCAATTAAAAGTTGCAGATCAGCCGAGGTCGACACTGTAGTTTGAATGCTGGACTTTCAGAACGTCGACGACTGTCAACACATGACTGAAGTATGAAGCATCACTGTTCCCAGCGTCACAAAGGCACGCTGCAGAATTTCTCTATTTGCAAGATTTAACTGGAGCCACCCAAGGAATGAACTGATAGTGGGTTCAGTTTTGAATCTGGGGACAATTTGGTAGAAAAAAAGCTGTGCAACTAAACAAATTCTTGTCAAGTCTTTTATTCTTGGTACATTGAGTCGTTTTTGCTTCTCTCTCCAATTTCACTGGAATCTTGACAGAAAAAGACGATGACATGTTCAAACACGAGAGTTTTAATAAGTGTGAGATCATAAATACCTGTGTGAAACGCAACGATCCATCCAGCAGGCATTTCAGTTTCAGGTAAAGTGGTGGACCGACTGACGCTGCCAGCATGTTTAAGATGTGCCAGAGGTCCTCAAAACCAAGATACACGTGGTCAATCGACATCCTATAAAAAGACGTGAACAGTGTTTAAATTATCTGCCAACAAGTTGTTTCACCCGTGAGCTTGACCTCATAACCCTGCAGCATAGGTGGCCAACAGTTAATAATTTATAGTCAATCATTCACAATTATATCTCTGAGAAGTAATAATAGGACTAGAGGTCATAAGAGGTCATTGCCaaaagcagctgctgtaaactaaagtgtcagtgtatgttaaaAAGGGACGCGGTGCTTCAGTGAGAGCGCCACTGACCCTCAGCTCAATAACACAGGAAATTAAAGTGCGACTCTGAGGCTTCAGTTATTTCAGAGTACAGATCTATAAAAAACTGCACCAGTAATAAGGTTTCAGCTTCACCTCCATTacctttcacttttattttatggctgaaatattaaaatgagcTGAATATTTAAAGATTTGTAACCAAAACAAACTCTGTTCTCATATTTTCCATTGTCATAATTTGCTATTAACATACAACATATCCATCTTTCATCACTTACAcgcttcaacaacaacaacacaaagctgCAAACTTAAgtcctcctccacctggtggAGTTACTGTGTACTTTGTACAATAATCAGATTTGTGTTGTACTTTATTCCGTTTTCCATATAAAGACTATTATAGAAAGTCATTGTACTTTGTAATATTAAGATGTACAATGAGGAATAATTCATCCCAAACTGAACACCTAGTTATAAACTATTGAAGCACGTGTCAGTCAAACTGAAgactgtatgaaaacaaaaagctgagTAAATTATGTCCATCTCATTTTTCACTGCGAGCTGTTAAAAAACAGTGGCACCATATTTTGCCTGTTTCTGGGTTTTATGGATATTAAACTGCTCTGCAGATCTAAATAGCCAATGTTTACCCGAATGCTATGCCCATCTATAGTTTTATGATTATCCACTGAAAGGAccatacattaaaaataaataaataaagatctCCTCTGGTGTCTTCAGACAATCAGAGGAAGCTAAAATGAGTTTTATCTGATCTTCTGTTCCGTTTCGTTCCTCCTCAATGCTCCTGCCCCGGTTGCTCAGCCAATAAGTTTTGTTCACTTCAATTCACCTGCCTAAACTCTCCTCCTCTGATTTTACATCTCTCTACTCTCATAACCTCTGTACTTGCTCCCTCTGGTTTAAATAACAGGAGCAGCTGGGCCACCTTGATGTCCAGAACTTGTACTTACACACATTAGTCAGCGGGTGGAGACAAGCACCATTTTAAAACTCACATGCTTCAGATTAAGTGACTCAGATGTTTCAGAGTCTGTGGTAAATGCTGAGAATCTCACAACACAATAAACCTAAGATTCTGTCTGCATCTGGAGCAGAAGAGAAATGTTATTATTTGAATCGTTTCcagtaaaaggaaaacaacTGAAAGTGAAACATTATTTTAGATTTCGCTCTGATTCTTGTATCTTACTCATAGTCACCTAACAAAGGATACTTTCACTTCtgaatgcaaataaataaaaaaacaaaaaacattgaaGTGTGCACTTGGCTTAAATCAGAAGAAAGCTACAAGACAGTTAGCAGCAGCTGAAACACTTTCTTTGCTGATTTAATGGCACAGcattttcaaatacaaatagaagaatttattttttttaagtgctttttttgcatgtttgtttaggTAAAATATGAATTTCTCTGTACTTGTATACTTATACTTACATGTTTATTCAGTCTCTCTGTGCCACTTACAGTTCGTCGTCTCTTTGATTGGCAGCAGGTTGTTGCTCTGAAGGATGCAGATAGAGGCCTCAGCGTGTGGTCACTCTTTAAACATGGTTCCTATGTTTAGCAGAGTGAAGCCTGTTGACACATTTAGCAGTAACACAGTTTAAACTCTATAAATGCTGAGCTACTGTTACCACATAGCATGCATCATCTACCATTTACCCTTCTTACACACTCTACAGCTCTAGACCCATCACATACACCCTCTATCCTATCCCACACCTCCCTAAATGACTCATTCCTAGTGATATTAACTTCACAGACACTACATCAATGAAGAGCCTGCTGCTCTGTTGCTATGACACCTGATCACAAACAGAGAGTTGCAATACTTTATTAGTAGTATCACAATTCATTTATCTCAGGCCACAGGATTACCAGGTCACGAGTGTAGGATTATTTAACTTCACAAATTAGGACCACACTGATAAATAGCTCACACAAACTCTGCACCACCATTTTTAGGACCATAGAGCCACCTCTGCATATGCAAGTGTTATGATATactagaataataaaaataaatattacatattaagtaaaatgctaatattttttattttaccatcagTCGAACGGGTGGCGGAACAAATCTTTTAGACACACAAACGGGGACCAATAATAGTGACGGACCAATGCGGcggaaaaacatttttgcaaatgTGCAAAGTGGAAGATAAAAGCATGTTTTATGATTAAGCTGTAAAATATTACATTGTTCATATAATAGTCTAATGGAGACCCGATTCAATGTATTACCTATTTAGAAACGTTAAGATCAAGATAAACCGACAACGGATGCGGACGTTAGCTAGCTTAACTTTGGCtaactaaatataaaacacatcagtgcgTTGGTTCCCTGTTAATAATGTGGGGTGAGATAGAAACTCCAGTTAAAACACCGTCAAGTTCGTGGGAGGTCGAAGAAAGCAGCAAGTTACCAGAAGAACCGGGGACCCGGTGTCGGGGATGTGAGTCTAACAGCTCCGGAGAGACGCAGCAGGACACAGACCAGGTGAACAGTGGTTCATTCAGAGCAGCTGGTCCAAATTAATGGATCAATTAAGGTTAATTAAGGGTTTAATTGACGTTAACTTACCAGATATACAGAGGTGCACATATTTTCCGACCCCACCCGgttttcacttctttttaatGAATTGTGTTTCTGCTTGTGAGACAGTACGAGAGCCGGGCGGAGTCCACCTGTGTGTCTGATATGATAGAGGCCATAGCCACGAGTCGAAGCCCGGTGAAGAGCCAGCAGATCGGAGAAGATGAACTGACCCTGGAGCAGCGCAGAGCAGAGCTACTGGATCAGTACCGGAGCAGACCCCTGGTGTTCCTGGAGAGGTACCATGTAAGTGATCACACATATTCAGATGAATTCAGATCCCACCGACACAACCATCTCAAATGTAAACTATTGTGCAAAGCACTCTGTACTCTCCTGCCTCTCTAGACCAGCCTCAAGCCCCAACACTTGTCAGCGTTTGCCCACGTCTGCTCAGACCCACGAACACAGCACTACAGCAAAGTGATCCAAAGAAGAGCCACAGGAGGCACCAACAGGACCAGGGTCAGAAACCAGCGCTACGCTGCCCTCAGAGCCCTGCAGAAGGGTAGGATCCCTTTTTTTGAACACCAGGCTTTGTTTAATCCAGACTCGTAGCTGATGATTCCAGGAAATACTGAAGAtccattttcagttttaggACTTGCGGTATCATGTAGTTTTGATTTCCAAGTTAAAAGTATTCACTGCTCTAGTCTTTATGTTATACTGGTTTGTTTGTACTTGTGTATCCTTCTCACCTTTTCATCCTGGTGTTCTTCTGTTCCTCCTCATCTAGAGGGTCAGTATTTCAGCGAGGAACAGATGAGGATGAGGCAGCCACTTCTCTATGAACAATATATCGGACAGTACCTGACTGATGAGGAGgtgagtttttactttttttttattttagggtTCAGTTTAGTTCGTGTTAacttgtcttttcattttcatcaatGCTTTAGGTGCTGGAGCGCTCCCAAGAAGCCATGTTGGATGGTGCACAGGGCACACCAGGGGTATCAACAGGATGCACAGGAGGGCTCGCCCACCTCCTCCTCAACTCCTACCAGGAGCGTCTCCTCCAGACTCGCCTgcaagaggagcaggagagagaggagtgcGCACGGGAGGAGAATGAGGACGAGGATGACGATGGTGAGACACGGTTAAGAGtggtgctgctgttttaaattattagttTCACTGCTTCTCTgaacttttctctctctgttcattcTGTAGATAATGAAGTTCAGCAGAAAGACTGGGAGCCCACTGCTGAGGAGAAAGCTATGCTGCGGGAGGAATTCATCAGTCAGATGCATCAGCGCTTCCTAGATGGCAAAGACAAAGATTTCAACTACAGGTCAGCAACAACTGACTGTAGGAAAAGACTGCACCTCTGTGTTAAGCAGGGCACAAAGAAACTTGGTTTTACTGAGACGCTACAGTAATAAAGTTAAAATCCAGTTTTTAATGATAATCAAAAATCACCAgagtttaaatttaaactgttAATTAGTCCAAATATCTAATATTAAAGAGACGTGAATGTTTGAAGTAAGATAATAAAGTGCATGATGATGTTACAGTGAGGTGGATGAGAACCCAGACTACGACAACCTGGACATCGTCAGCAGAGACGCAGAGGATAAATactttgatgaagatgatgaagaggaggatgacGAAGAGGAAGAAAGTATGGATGAATAGTAGCTGTGATTATAGAGAACCAACAGTTTAAACGTTCTATTTTTTAATTGTAGACCTGAGTGTAAAAATAACTGCTAATAAATACTGTTTGTGGGTCTTTTGCTATTTGAGACGTTCACTGGCAGCACACAGCCGATGGGTTATGGTTGAAGACGCTGCTGAACATGTAGTGTCCTGTTGAGAGATTTACAAGAATCTGAGGTAACCTGCTTCACGGTTAATCACTGTGTTAGTCAGCATCAGTTTCATTATTTCGAAATTTAGCAAGGTGTACCTAgtcctgtgtttgtgctgtgagttagttaaaacagcacaaatgtaaaaaaacaaaacaactgataaaagttttaattttgcacaaataaaatttgttttgtCTACAGATcagtcagttttattattgtatgtTATTAATTCATACCTGAGGGCATTAGTAATAACACACAATCTATCGTCAAGATCTAGTAGATTAAAACATTATCTTATGATTTATTATCTACAGTTTCACATTGTTTATACATGCAGCATATTAATGAATGCAGAattatgtataaataataattaaaatgatcgTGATAAATCACCTCATGAACCACCAGGTATGAACACACCTGGTTAATACCTGTTTTTACCAGGTTGGTGTTACAACTATATGCTAAACAAGTGCTTCACGTAAATACATAAATCAGTTCATACGACACATTCATGTCTCATGAAACCTCACCTTTAATGTGTGTCAGCTTCAAGTTGCTCTCAGGTTATAAAAACAACCTGTTCACGAGCGGCCAATGTTTCTATAGACCAggagtggccaaccctggtccttaagagtcacagtcctgcatgttttccaactatctctgcaccCCTGCTATAGACAGTACAGTAATCTCTGAGAAGGGTGTGTTGGGATGGTCCCGTGACAACACACCACTTGTTTGTGAGTCATTTGTTTAGAATTTGCAATCCAAGAAAAAGTGAGGTTCAAAACAATCATTCCTGTTCCAACATTCAACACAACCAACACAAATTCATGTAAAAATTATtacaaaagaatatttttaaaaacacaaagtaccACAGATGAGAATGATGGAGACAATGATACGACTCAGTAGTGAATAACCTGAACAGTTGGTTTGAACCTGAACACGGACAAACAAAAGTTTCCTGAGGATCTAAAGCGATATTGATATCATACTTATATGTGATTATGATATTTTTTACAACTCATAATcgcatatgttttttttttatccatacAGTACTCTCAGCTTTACAGTTTCCAATGAAGCTATTCTATTTTttcagttcctttatttttagaCTGTAATATTCCTCCTGTAATTTCAATACCTTTAGTTGCATTTTGATTTTCTCTCGCTTGAGCTGCTCTAGGTCCAGCAAATCCAGATTAGGTCTAACGAAGGGTATTGATGACGGACGCTCAACCATGGGAGAGGAATGACCGCTCTCTGAGGCCCTGGTTGTTTCAGGAAGACTGTGGAGAGAAATGCActttatgtctgt of Anabas testudineus chromosome 8, fAnaTes1.2, whole genome shotgun sequence contains these proteins:
- the ccdc97 gene encoding coiled-coil domain-containing protein 97, yielding MWGEIETPVKTPSSSWEVEESSKLPEEPGTRCRGCESNSSGETQQDTDQYESRAESTCVSDMIEAIATSRSPVKSQQIGEDELTLEQRRAELLDQYRSRPLVFLERYHTSLKPQHLSAFAHVCSDPRTQHYSKVIQRRATGGTNRTRVRNQRYAALRALQKEGQYFSEEQMRMRQPLLYEQYIGQYLTDEEVLERSQEAMLDGAQGTPGVSTGCTGGLAHLLLNSYQERLLQTRLQEEQEREECAREENEDEDDDDNEVQQKDWEPTAEEKAMLREEFISQMHQRFLDGKDKDFNYSEVDENPDYDNLDIVSRDAEDKYFDEDDEEEDDEEEESMDE